A single Vigna radiata var. radiata cultivar VC1973A chromosome 8, Vradiata_ver6, whole genome shotgun sequence DNA region contains:
- the LOC106770201 gene encoding uncharacterized protein LOC106770201 gives MDTTYKTNKYRLPLLEIVGVTSTGLTFTVAFALLSSERQNNFTWALEMFRRLLLTTEGGPRVVVTDRDIALINAITNVFPDSYRMLXTFHIMKNVKAKCKMLVDNAEAWDGLMELWQNVMDCDDQSKFGGYVYRFEYACAAWPLFFDYVNRTWIMQYKTCFVKAWTNRVMHLGNTTTNSINVFSHRVESAHWNLKRLLGSSMGDLCSCWDSMHNVIVLQHNKIIASFEKSINLKSDAYKALRYKRLVGRVSRYALELIADEVERVNKIGLDSGRCGCILSSTYGLPCACILARYEPEMIPIGEIHVIWTRLSISRTVSTESLPEFSLDREVKLVQERFKNVDIGEKVNIRHKMLEIVCLEMTSMLAPAHKVKTKGAQKTKVARHERSTKRDPSYFEHVDTFIFRTEPSSSQKSQVKSKPKEFARSDVPFLNQFHLICQPYIVDVVDVVADGHCGYRCIATLLGLGEEAWPTIRHNLYEELTQWRDEYANLVGSYD, from the exons ATGGATACGACATACAAGACAAACAAATATCGTCTTCCGTTGCTTGAGATCGTTGGAGTCACGTCCACTGGTTTGACATTTACAGTCGCTTTTGCATTGCTTTCAAGTGAAcgccaaaataatttcacttgggcATTGGAAATGTTTAGACGATTACTATTGACAACAGAGGGCGGTCCACGAGTTGTTGTCACTGATAGAGACATTGCTTTGATAAATGCCATTACCAATGTCTTCCCTGATTCATATCGTATGCTTTNTACATTCCACATTATGAAGAATGTGAAAGCGAAATGCAAGATGTTAGTGGATAATGCTGAGGCATGGGATGGGTTGATGGAACTATGGCAAAATGTGATGGATTGTGACGACCAGTCCAAGTTTGGTGGTTATGTTTATCGTTTTGAGTATGCCTGTGCTGCGTGGCCTTTATTTTTTGATTATGTCAACCGTACTTGGATCATGCAGTATAAGACATGCTTCGTCAAGGCGTGGACAAACAGAGTCATGCATCTAGGCAACACTACAACAAACAG TATTAATGTGTTTAGTCACAGGGTTGAGTCTGCGCACTGGAACCTGAAGAGATTATTGGGATCTAGTATGGGAGACCTATGCTCGTGTTGGGATTCTATGCATAATGTCATTGTCCTACAGCATAATAAGATCATAGCGTCCTTTGAAAAAAGTATTAACTTAAAGAGTGATGCTTATAAAGCACTGAGATATAAAAGACTTGTTGGACGTGTTTCACGATACGCTCTTGAACTTATTGCTGATGAAGTAGAGCGAGTGAATAAAATAGGTTTGGACAGTGGTCGTTGTGGATGCATTTTGAGCTCAACGTATGGCCTACCATGTGCTTGTATTTTAGCACGATATGAGCCTGAAATGATTCCTATTGGTGAAATACATGTTATCTGGACCCGTTTAAGCATTTCAAGAACTGTGTCTACTGAATCACTTCCAGAGTTTAGCCTTGATCGTGAAGTTAAACTGGTACAGGAACGATTCAAAAATGTTGACATTGGTGAAAAAGTCAACATAAGACATAAGATGCTAGAAATTGTTTGCCTAGAGATGACATCTATGCTTGCTCCGGCGCATAAAGTGAAGACAAAAGGTGCACAAAAGACTAAAGTTGCACGGCATGAGAGGTCTACGAAACGTGACCCATCATATTTTGAGCACGTTGACACTTTTATTTTCAGGACAGAGCCTTCTTCTTCACAAAAATCTCAAGTCAAATCGAAGCCGAAAGAATTTGCGCGAAGTGATGTACCATtcttaaatcaatttcatctgaTTTGTCAACCATACATTGTcgatgttgttgatgttgttgccGATGGTCATTGCGGTTATCGATGCATTGCTACTTTGTTGGGTCTTGGTGAAGAGGCATGGCCTACTATCCGACATAACCTTTATGAAGAACTAACTCAGTGGCGTGATGAATACGCAAATTTAGTAGGAAGCTACGATTGA